A region of Carassius auratus strain Wakin chromosome 11, ASM336829v1, whole genome shotgun sequence DNA encodes the following proteins:
- the LOC113111186 gene encoding olfactomedin-like protein 3A produces MHPLSFSHQSVPVFKMRALQLLVLLLSGLVGAQQQALMDYLERRLLAIEDRISLWHEQTSRYASELREFKQQMVAQLEGLDKNKEALRSELDTVGTRVDRVEREMDYLETQNGAQPCVDVDDKLVEQQVTVVKERNKAKYAKLTDCSDMISTIKAMKILKRVGGAKGMWTKDIGSATGKVYILNGTEDNTMYEFGTVREFTSSQGTSAANSVQLPSAWRGMGHAIYNNHLYYLKQGEEMKLIKFDLQKNIAVDSTVFPAKNQLPVYGLNPETFIDLAVDEEGLWAIYATQENERHISLAKIDHKTLDIEQMWDTPCVRENAEAAFVICGTIYVVYNSKLPSRSRIQCVFDVSDMVTNDDAPHVYFPKRYGTHASLKYNPVEQLLYAWDDGYQILYKLQMKKKLDV; encoded by the exons ATGCACCCACTCAGTTTTTCTCATCAGTCTGTTCCAGTCTTTAAGATGAGAGCCCTCCAACTCCTCGTCCTGCTTCTCTCAGGCCTGGTGGGGGCACAGCAGCAGGCCCTTATGGACTACTTGGAGAGAAGACTCCTTGCTATTGAG GATCGCATCTCCTTGTGGCATGAGCAGACCAGCCGCTACGCCTCAGAGCTGCGCGAGTTCAAGCAGCAGATGGTGGCACAGCTAGAGGGCCTGGACAAGAACAAGGAGGCGCTGCGGAGCGAGTTGGACACAGTGGGTACACGCGTAGACCGTgtggagagagagatggactaCCTCGAAACACAGAATGGAGCGCAGCCTTGCGTGGACGTGGATGACAAGCTGGTGGAGCAGCAGGTGACGGTTGTCAAGGAGAGGAATAAAGCCAAGTATGCCAAACTTACAG ACTGCAGTGACATGATCTCCACCATCAAAGCCATGAAGATCCTCAAACGAGTAGGTGGTGCTAAGGGAATGTGGACCAAGGACATTGGAAGTGCCACCGGGAAGGTGTATATCTTAAACGGGACAGAGGATAATACCATGTATGAATTTGGTACAGTCCGTGAATTCACTTCCTCCCAAGGCACTTCTGCCGCTAACAGCGTCCAGCTCCCTTCAGCCTGGCGTGGTATGGGTCATGCCATCTACAACAACCACCTGTACTATCTGAAGCAGGGTGAGGAGATGAAACTAATAAAGTTTGATCTTCAGAAGAACATAGCTGTAGACAGTACCGTGTTTCCAGCTAAAAACCAGCTCCCTGTGTATGGCCTGAATCCCGAGACCTTCATCGATTTAGCAGTGGACGAAGAGGGTCTGTGGGCCATCTATGCCACTCAAGAGAACGAAAggcacatctctttggccaagatAGACCATAAAACTCTAGATATTGAGCAGATGTGGGACACCCCTTGTGTGAGGGAGAACGCAGAGGCAGCGTTTGTCATCTGCGGTACCATCTATGTGGTCTACAACTCCAAGCTACCCAGCCGCTCTCGAATTCAATGCGTGTTCGATGTCAGTGACATGGTCACAAACGATGATGCTCCACATGTATACTTTCCCAAACGATATGGCACTCATGCAAGCCTCAAGTACAACCCTGTGGAGCAGCTGCTCTATGCATGGGATGATGGCTATCAAATCCTCTACAAACTCCAAATGAAAAAGAAGCTTGATGTGTAG